Proteins encoded by one window of Anaerobacillus sp. CMMVII:
- a CDS encoding phosphotransferase translates to MSLKSMYEDSKGNKLPREFIEWVCEKHKLGRLKKIKGYPRNGNINGIIIIRTQKGKYVIRCLTIKTNSERINYIEEILSRLKKEGVPVLRAIKTIEDQYFSIKDDIIIQVYPYIFGYDFIFNRNQVEANAMTLAKFHRALSSFNSGPLPEVFIYPTLENLDMKIQVLSMSNNNVSNYTVSRIVSLFNAINQHWQKFCPSNLPKTIIHDDWHPWNMLYYSDGSIAAILDYDYIQDGERIYDIAYALYYFYKRAPGDKHKLIKLFIKSYGELLEIEKTVLPIVVAKVALFNILFATNSNSERKIKKSVDENEELIKNLLSKGLYF, encoded by the coding sequence ATGTCTCTAAAGAGTATGTACGAAGATTCTAAAGGAAATAAACTGCCGAGAGAGTTTATTGAATGGGTGTGTGAAAAACACAAATTAGGAAGGTTGAAGAAAATAAAGGGTTATCCCAGAAACGGAAATATAAACGGAATCATTATTATTAGAACTCAAAAAGGAAAATATGTGATTCGGTGCCTGACTATCAAGACTAATAGTGAAAGAATAAATTATATTGAGGAGATCTTAAGTAGATTAAAAAAAGAAGGAGTTCCAGTTCTCCGAGCGATTAAAACGATTGAGGACCAATACTTTTCAATTAAGGATGATATAATAATTCAGGTATATCCTTATATTTTTGGATACGATTTTATATTTAACCGAAATCAAGTCGAAGCCAATGCTATGACACTAGCTAAATTTCACCGTGCACTATCCTCATTTAACTCAGGACCATTACCAGAGGTGTTTATTTATCCCACTTTAGAAAACCTTGATATGAAAATTCAAGTACTTTCCATGAGCAATAATAATGTTTCTAATTATACAGTCTCAAGAATAGTTTCACTCTTTAACGCTATCAATCAACATTGGCAAAAGTTTTGCCCGTCTAATTTACCAAAAACTATTATTCACGATGATTGGCATCCTTGGAATATGTTATACTATTCCGACGGCTCAATAGCAGCAATTCTAGATTACGATTATATTCAAGATGGTGAACGGATTTATGATATTGCTTATGCACTTTATTATTTTTATAAGCGTGCACCTGGTGATAAGCATAAGTTAATAAAGCTTTTTATTAAATCGTATGGTGAACTGTTAGAGATAGAAAAGACTGTGTTACCAATTGTAGTTGCCAAAGTGGCGCTATTCAATATCTTGTTCGCGACTAATTCCAATTCAGAGAGAAAGATAAAGAAATCCGTAGATGAGAACGAAGAGCTAATAAAAAACTTACTTAGTAAGGGTTTATATTTTTAA
- a CDS encoding glycosyltransferase family 2 protein gives MIYSVIIPTFNRAEQLLLTLGSFQLQAFPKEQFEVIVIDDGSSDNTKEVVETFQASYSLVYLANSKNRGRSYARNKGIKNAKGTYLVFCDTDFIVTPEFLKLVFNYQKKIPNTIISATPRSLGVVYTHYYPEFNDKQKQDMFITLNNHSLWKNEFPNNNAGIINILKLEDLYQSFNNIEHFISPAVIDPFKKLQFQQTDVAPWLLFVTRCVTVKKGDVEKAGYFDEKITKYGLEDWELGFRLYNMGLSFISMEETVGFHQEHPREKTNRQNILSNLQIIYEKYGFSHPELNLLAVEPPWLNLGKYKNRLRTLERYKKTGRKPELKKLLKKWENKAKMFYNNKK, from the coding sequence ATGATTTATTCAGTTATCATTCCAACTTTTAATAGAGCAGAACAATTACTACTCACCCTTGGATCATTTCAACTACAAGCGTTTCCAAAAGAGCAATTCGAAGTAATTGTTATAGACGATGGTTCTAGTGATAATACAAAAGAGGTAGTAGAAACCTTTCAAGCTTCATATTCATTAGTTTATCTTGCTAATTCAAAAAACCGTGGCCGTTCATATGCAAGAAACAAAGGAATAAAAAACGCCAAAGGAACTTATCTTGTATTCTGTGATACCGATTTTATTGTCACTCCAGAATTCTTAAAGTTAGTATTTAACTACCAAAAAAAAATACCTAATACAATTATCTCCGCGACCCCAAGATCACTTGGAGTTGTTTACACACATTACTATCCAGAATTCAATGACAAACAAAAACAGGATATGTTTATCACCCTAAATAATCATTCTTTGTGGAAAAATGAGTTTCCGAATAATAATGCGGGAATAATAAACATTTTAAAATTGGAGGATCTGTACCAATCATTTAACAACATAGAACACTTTATTTCCCCTGCAGTAATAGACCCGTTTAAGAAACTTCAATTTCAACAAACAGACGTAGCTCCTTGGTTACTTTTCGTAACACGTTGTGTCACCGTAAAAAAAGGTGATGTAGAAAAGGCAGGTTATTTTGATGAAAAAATCACAAAATATGGACTAGAAGATTGGGAACTCGGTTTCCGACTTTACAATATGGGCTTATCTTTTATTAGCATGGAAGAAACGGTAGGTTTTCATCAAGAGCACCCTAGAGAAAAGACAAATCGCCAAAACATCCTTAGTAACCTTCAAATTATTTATGAAAAATATGGATTTTCTCATCCTGAATTAAACTTACTTGCTGTCGAACCACCTTGGTTAAATCTAGGCAAATATAAAAATAGGTTAAGAACATTGGAAAGATATAAGAAAACAGGAAGAAAACCTGAGCTCAAAAAGTTATTAAAGAAATGGGAAAACAAAGCAAAAATGTTCTATAATAATAAAAAATAA
- a CDS encoding malate synthase G, producing the protein MNNYVRVGNLQVASVFLEFVNTKALPGTGLDSGQFWANFESLIEELAPENKSLLLRRTEIQNQLNDWHKSHKENFSFLNYKAFLEQINYLEPKVEDFEISTENVDNEIVLQAGPQLVVPVNNARYAINAANARWGSLYDALYGTDAIGDDGGAEQGKSYNPVRGERVIAYGKQFLDETVPLQDASHKEVVKYAIVNQELVALLTNGNGTNLKDPNKFVGYQGTPENPETILLKNNGLHFEIKIDHFHPIGASDKAGVKDIILEAALTTIMDFEDSVAAVDAEDKVEVYSNWLGLMKGDLTASFQKGEKMITRTLNQDRTYKSVTGNSLILPGRSLLFVRNVGHLMTNNAVLYHNGQEIPEGILDGVVTGIISKHDLLGTGTFKNSKKGSVYIVKPKMHGSAEVAFANKLFDCIEDLLDLEKNTLKIGVMDEERRTSLNLKNCIYQVRDRVVFINTGFLDRTGDEIHTSMEAGAMIRKNEMKSSTWLQAYESSNVVIGVRSGLPGRAQIGKGMWAMPDLMADMLVQKSGHLKAGANTAWVPSPTAATLHALHYHQINVSEVQAGLGSRNDNLIDSILEFPVSQNKNWSDTEIQEELDNNAQGILGYVVRWVEHGVGCSKVPDINNVGLMEDRATLRISSQHMANWLHHGICTADQVLETLKRMAKVVDLQNADDPNYRPMATNYENSVAFQAACELVFEGRFQPSGYTEPILHRSRIEAKMKKSRINE; encoded by the coding sequence ATGAACAATTATGTTAGAGTGGGTAACCTTCAAGTTGCTTCTGTTTTTTTAGAATTTGTAAATACAAAAGCATTACCAGGTACGGGTTTAGATAGTGGACAATTCTGGGCTAATTTTGAATCCCTGATAGAAGAATTAGCTCCTGAAAATAAATCTTTACTTCTCCGTCGTACCGAAATTCAAAACCAACTTAATGATTGGCATAAGAGTCATAAAGAAAACTTTTCGTTCTTAAATTATAAAGCATTTCTAGAACAGATTAATTACCTCGAGCCAAAAGTGGAGGATTTCGAGATTTCAACAGAAAATGTTGATAATGAGATCGTTTTACAAGCTGGCCCACAACTAGTCGTCCCAGTAAACAATGCACGATATGCGATCAATGCGGCTAATGCTCGCTGGGGAAGTCTTTATGATGCTTTATATGGGACAGATGCAATTGGTGATGATGGTGGTGCGGAACAAGGAAAGAGTTATAATCCCGTTCGTGGTGAAAGGGTAATTGCTTATGGAAAGCAATTCCTTGATGAAACCGTCCCTTTACAAGATGCAAGTCACAAAGAGGTTGTTAAGTACGCCATTGTTAATCAAGAGTTAGTTGCGTTACTTACCAATGGGAATGGCACGAACCTTAAGGATCCTAATAAGTTTGTTGGGTATCAAGGAACACCTGAAAACCCTGAAACAATTTTACTAAAGAATAATGGGTTGCACTTTGAAATCAAAATTGATCATTTTCACCCGATAGGTGCTTCTGATAAAGCTGGTGTGAAAGATATTATTCTTGAAGCAGCTCTTACAACAATTATGGATTTTGAAGACTCGGTTGCTGCAGTGGATGCAGAGGATAAAGTTGAGGTTTATAGCAATTGGCTAGGATTAATGAAAGGAGATTTGACAGCAAGCTTCCAAAAAGGTGAGAAGATGATAACAAGAACGTTAAATCAAGATCGAACATACAAGAGTGTTACTGGAAATTCATTGATTTTGCCAGGACGCTCCCTATTGTTTGTTCGTAATGTTGGCCACTTAATGACAAATAATGCGGTGTTATACCACAACGGACAAGAAATTCCTGAAGGGATTTTGGATGGTGTAGTAACAGGTATCATTTCTAAACATGACCTCTTAGGTACAGGTACATTTAAAAATTCGAAAAAAGGCTCAGTTTATATCGTTAAGCCTAAAATGCATGGGTCAGCAGAAGTAGCCTTTGCAAATAAATTATTCGATTGTATTGAAGACTTACTTGATTTAGAGAAAAACACCTTAAAAATTGGCGTCATGGATGAGGAACGTAGAACATCTCTTAATCTAAAAAATTGCATTTATCAAGTAAGAGATCGTGTTGTTTTTATCAATACTGGATTCTTAGATCGAACAGGTGATGAAATTCATACATCAATGGAAGCTGGAGCGATGATTCGTAAAAATGAAATGAAGTCATCTACTTGGTTACAGGCTTATGAAAGCTCAAATGTCGTTATTGGAGTTCGCTCTGGACTACCAGGTCGGGCTCAAATAGGAAAGGGAATGTGGGCGATGCCAGATTTAATGGCAGATATGTTAGTGCAAAAGTCCGGACACCTCAAAGCTGGAGCAAATACTGCATGGGTACCTTCACCTACAGCTGCTACTTTACATGCGCTGCATTATCACCAAATCAACGTTTCCGAAGTTCAAGCTGGGCTTGGCAGCAGAAATGATAACTTAATAGACTCAATATTAGAATTTCCCGTCTCGCAAAATAAAAATTGGAGTGATACAGAAATTCAAGAAGAACTTGATAACAATGCGCAAGGTATTCTGGGTTATGTTGTTCGTTGGGTTGAGCATGGAGTAGGTTGCTCAAAAGTGCCAGATATCAATAATGTTGGCTTAATGGAGGATCGAGCTACACTTCGGATCTCTAGCCAGCATATGGCTAATTGGTTACACCATGGAATATGTACAGCGGATCAAGTGCTTGAGACGTTAAAGAGAATGGCAAAAGTAGTCGATCTACAAAATGCTGATGATCCTAACTATCGTCCTATGGCGACTAATTATGAAAACTCTGTAGCCTTCCAGGCAGCTTGTGAATTAGTATTTGAGGGGAGATTTCAACCAAGTGGCTATACTGAACCGATTCTCCATCGCAGTCGAATCGAAGCGAAGATGAAAAAAAGTAGAATAAATGAATAG
- a CDS encoding TlpA disulfide reductase family protein, with the protein MLKQRNMSLIILILAIGLIGYVVATTQSPKVGAEKGMLAPDFTLPLWENQEETSLSDYQGEIVILNLWASWCPPCRKEMPDLVRLSDDFKGHGVVVLGVNLATHERDANGAAEFMETFNVTFPTFVDQPLDSVNRRGVVSSLYNIQSIPYTYILDQKGKIAHVIRGEVTYEMLETLVKELM; encoded by the coding sequence ATGTTAAAACAAAGAAATATGAGTTTGATTATCTTAATTTTAGCGATAGGCCTTATAGGATATGTTGTTGCGACAACACAATCGCCAAAGGTGGGGGCCGAAAAGGGGATGCTTGCACCTGATTTTACACTTCCTTTATGGGAAAACCAGGAGGAAACATCGTTATCTGATTATCAAGGTGAAATCGTCATTCTAAACCTTTGGGCATCATGGTGTCCACCATGTCGCAAAGAAATGCCAGATTTAGTGCGTTTATCGGACGATTTTAAAGGTCACGGCGTAGTAGTCTTGGGTGTGAATTTAGCCACCCATGAACGAGATGCTAACGGTGCAGCTGAATTCATGGAAACTTTCAATGTCACATTTCCTACTTTTGTTGACCAGCCATTAGATAGTGTAAACCGAAGAGGTGTGGTGTCTTCATTGTATAATATTCAAAGTATCCCCTATACATATATTTTGGATCAAAAAGGCAAGATCGCTCACGTTATTCGTGGAGAGGTTACCTATGAAATGCTAGAGACATTAGTAAAAGAGCTAATGTAG
- a CDS encoding stage VI sporulation protein F has translation MNNPFFENIEKKTGVNMGEVLKLVNSIQNSNLKDEATVRNLIRQVGKIANKPVKKETEDQLVNTIINQTEQVNFNTIAKMLDKNKK, from the coding sequence TTGAATAATCCATTTTTTGAGAATATTGAAAAGAAAACAGGCGTCAATATGGGGGAAGTCTTAAAATTAGTTAATTCCATTCAGAATTCTAATTTAAAAGATGAAGCAACAGTTAGAAATCTAATCAGACAAGTAGGGAAAATTGCTAACAAGCCGGTGAAAAAAGAAACTGAGGACCAATTAGTGAATACCATTATTAACCAAACTGAACAAGTAAACTTTAACACGATTGCAAAAATGTTAGATAAGAATAAAAAATAA
- a CDS encoding spore germination protein, with the protein MPAIVGAVKINAIGSSSVFNIGDVFTISPASTAKTFAGAGSFNTGDYLKIRNDYSATNTYDKDIADANINTII; encoded by the coding sequence ATGCCTGCAATTGTTGGAGCAGTAAAAATAAATGCTATAGGTTCTAGTTCGGTATTTAATATTGGCGATGTATTTACCATTTCCCCTGCAAGTACCGCAAAAACGTTTGCCGGTGCAGGATCATTTAATACTGGTGACTATTTAAAGATCCGAAATGATTATAGTGCAACAAATACGTATGACAAAGATATTGCAGACGCGAATATCAATACAATCATTTAG
- a CDS encoding spore germination protein GerPB, which produces MNFYINQKIQINNLRIDSVSNSSVLQIGSAGMIRSLSSLYNTGGFTGPAPEATEPLDPVTPLVPLTPPAPAAPTLL; this is translated from the coding sequence ATGAACTTCTATATTAACCAAAAAATTCAAATTAATAATTTAAGAATTGACAGTGTTTCAAATTCTTCAGTGCTGCAAATAGGTAGTGCAGGAATGATACGATCTTTATCGAGCCTCTACAATACAGGTGGGTTTACTGGACCAGCTCCGGAAGCGACTGAACCTTTAGACCCAGTAACCCCACTTGTTCCACTTACTCCACCTGCACCGGCTGCACCAACCTTACTCTAA
- the gerPC gene encoding spore germination protein GerPC — protein sequence MYYNYDMMANIQHLYQCLEAQQRKIDYLEMRIEELQTGFNTIKQDNAGKVERIEYKFDQLKVERLEGTLNIGITPSGGIEPSSIEDFSINRNTIDVPEATTPKQNPVLFENIKRDVHHYLNTGCYDVMTSLERQYNYQLDGPYRDFIVEDVRKQIDSRIHYYLRGVPIVENDENKLRELEEMTTKKVVNDINKTLEQFIQHLPQKGD from the coding sequence ATGTATTATAACTATGACATGATGGCAAACATTCAACATTTGTATCAATGTTTAGAGGCACAACAAAGAAAAATTGACTATCTAGAGATGAGAATTGAGGAACTTCAAACTGGTTTTAATACAATCAAGCAAGATAATGCAGGAAAAGTGGAGAGAATTGAATATAAATTTGATCAACTGAAAGTTGAACGATTAGAAGGAACATTAAATATTGGAATTACACCTAGTGGTGGGATCGAGCCAAGTTCGATTGAGGACTTCTCAATTAATCGAAACACAATAGACGTACCTGAAGCAACGACACCAAAGCAAAATCCTGTTCTCTTTGAAAATATTAAACGAGATGTCCACCATTATCTAAATACAGGTTGTTATGATGTGATGACATCTCTTGAGAGACAATATAATTATCAACTAGATGGTCCTTATCGAGATTTTATTGTTGAAGATGTAAGAAAACAAATTGACTCTCGTATTCACTATTACCTTCGAGGGGTACCTATCGTTGAAAATGATGAAAATAAATTAAGAGAACTAGAAGAGATGACAACAAAGAAGGTTGTCAATGACATTAATAAAACTCTTGAACAGTTCATCCAACATTTACCTCAGAAAGGGGATTAA
- a CDS encoding spore gernimation protein GerPD — protein MNFTVVNHNISVGTIDVRGVASSSILLVGDTDNIILSSAFDTPPESLIIGPFVPLAFEG, from the coding sequence ATGAATTTTACAGTCGTTAACCATAATATTTCTGTAGGAACCATTGATGTTCGCGGAGTAGCTTCCTCTTCGATATTGTTAGTAGGTGACACAGATAACATTATCTTGTCTTCAGCATTTGACACACCTCCTGAATCACTGATTATTGGACCATTTGTTCCACTTGCTTTCGAGGGATAG
- a CDS encoding spore germination protein GerPE: MIKRTSIVNNTRVRSVSLSSVVQIGDSVQITPVSWALAVQRQLQLFYGNEGNFAAFPIFSREIPSPPLIDSVNIQRYNASNFIKVGHIDITGVSSASVYHIGSTSYIHAETRIKHIRQLQKSVKKIN, from the coding sequence ATGATTAAAAGAACCTCTATCGTCAATAACACTAGAGTTCGAAGCGTAAGTTTAAGCTCTGTAGTTCAAATTGGCGACTCAGTCCAAATCACTCCAGTTTCTTGGGCGCTTGCAGTACAAAGGCAATTACAACTGTTTTATGGAAATGAGGGGAACTTTGCTGCATTCCCTATTTTTTCAAGAGAAATACCTTCCCCACCATTGATAGATTCAGTCAATATTCAACGATACAATGCTTCCAACTTTATTAAAGTTGGCCATATTGATATTACAGGTGTGTCATCAGCTAGTGTTTATCATATTGGTTCAACAAGCTACATCCATGCTGAGACTAGAATTAAACATATAAGGCAGCTGCAGAAATCAGTGAAGAAAATTAACTAG
- a CDS encoding spore germination protein, with amino-acid sequence MPAIVGGPFKINENGGVVNFGDALNISPKSTSKSVSGSGGGNSGDFTIVNNGINMNNVADPDVVDQNLAGNV; translated from the coding sequence ATGCCTGCAATTGTTGGAGGGCCTTTTAAAATTAATGAAAATGGTGGAGTAGTTAATTTTGGCGATGCACTTAATATCTCACCAAAGAGTACTTCAAAGTCTGTGTCAGGATCTGGTGGCGGAAACTCAGGAGACTTCACGATCGTAAATAACGGCATTAATATGAATAACGTAGCAGATCCAGATGTTGTCGATCAAAACTTAGCTGGTAATGTGTAA
- a CDS encoding esterase family protein codes for MTFKGTIFDDYLESRFLKEKIGFKTFLPANYSPLYTYQLLIAQDGDDYFLKGKLASTASELLEQREINNCILVMIPYQSVEDRYKNYHPNGSENQNYIRFLAEELIPYLEKQYHTFELASGRTLMGDSLGATVSLHAAMEYPYTFGQVIAQSPFIAQKTMDYLTNFKKPELLRLYHSIGDQEKEVTTTDGKIIDF; via the coding sequence TTGACTTTTAAAGGAACTATATTTGATGATTATCTGGAAAGTCGTTTTTTAAAAGAAAAAATTGGCTTTAAGACATTCTTGCCAGCAAATTATTCGCCTCTGTATACATACCAACTGCTGATTGCTCAAGATGGAGATGACTACTTTTTAAAAGGGAAACTAGCTTCTACTGCAAGTGAACTTCTCGAGCAAAGAGAAATCAACAATTGTATTTTGGTCATGATCCCGTATCAGTCAGTAGAGGATCGTTATAAGAACTATCACCCAAATGGTTCCGAGAACCAAAACTATATTCGCTTCTTAGCTGAAGAATTAATTCCATATCTTGAAAAGCAGTATCATACGTTTGAGCTTGCTAGCGGGCGTACATTAATGGGGGATTCGTTAGGGGCGACCGTAAGTTTGCACGCTGCAATGGAATATCCTTATACATTTGGTCAAGTCATTGCTCAGTCACCTTTCATTGCCCAAAAAACAATGGATTACTTAACCAATTTTAAAAAGCCTGAACTACTACGGCTATACCATTCCATAGGTGATCAGGAAAAAGAAGTAACGACTACCGATGGAAAGATCATTGATTTTTAA
- a CDS encoding alpha/beta hydrolase-fold protein, whose translation MVKEKGIDSCYEEFNGNHTWTYWQQNLKSALIWALK comes from the coding sequence TTGGTTAAAGAAAAAGGAATTGACTCCTGTTATGAAGAATTTAATGGTAATCATACATGGACATACTGGCAACAAAATTTAAAAAGTGCACTTATTTGGGCCTTAAAATAG
- a CDS encoding GNAT family N-acetyltransferase, which yields MEVFVVNNESQLRDAYSVRVKVFVDEQQVPPEEEIDDFEASSTHFVVYDKGKPIGAGRLRELDGYAKVERICIDKEYRSLGIGKLLMEAIEKEAKQQGFCKFKLNAQIQATDFYRKLGYEVCSDEFLDAGIPHVTMKKI from the coding sequence ATGGAAGTGTTCGTAGTAAACAATGAAAGTCAATTAAGAGACGCATATTCTGTTCGGGTAAAAGTTTTTGTAGATGAACAGCAAGTTCCACCAGAAGAAGAAATCGATGACTTTGAGGCATCATCTACTCACTTTGTCGTTTACGACAAGGGTAAGCCAATTGGTGCAGGTCGTTTGCGAGAACTGGATGGGTATGCGAAAGTAGAACGAATTTGTATTGATAAGGAATACCGTTCGTTGGGGATTGGGAAACTTCTTATGGAAGCGATTGAAAAAGAAGCTAAACAACAGGGTTTTTGTAAGTTTAAACTTAATGCTCAGATCCAGGCCACAGATTTTTACAGAAAATTAGGCTATGAGGTTTGCTCGGATGAATTTCTTGATGCAGGTATCCCACATGTAACTATGAAAAAAATATAA
- a CDS encoding MGDG synthase family glycosyltransferase yields the protein MNKRKIIIFSVSFGNGHNQVSKVLLSHLRAKNFDVEIIDTFDAINKLFHKVVLDSYLQLIRYRPSVWGKLYQYSEDNPNSLLLKQFNAFLTNKLYRTLQEKQTAMIITTHPIATTLLANVIRKKKLTVKLYALLTDFAVHPMSIHEEVTGYFIASEHLRYYASMYKIDEGRFYPTGIPTTKAKVDQFSKTELRKKLHLDKGMKTVLVAGGGVGLAKFTKILTGLEQFEDKLQIICVTGENKRAKAKIERYQSKHQIRVLGFTNLFMEYLKASDVILSKAGGVTMSEALVCETPIIIFQPLPGQEEQNSQFLMNYGAAIKAEIVEEIPVLLERIIFNDHYHSLMTENATKLKQPEAASNIATIIYSDCFENRITQELIR from the coding sequence ATGAATAAAAGGAAAATTATTATTTTTTCAGTTTCATTTGGCAATGGTCATAATCAAGTTTCTAAGGTCCTCTTAAGTCATCTAAGAGCGAAAAATTTTGATGTAGAAATCATCGACACCTTTGATGCTATCAATAAGTTATTCCACAAGGTTGTCTTGGATAGTTATTTACAACTCATACGTTATCGTCCTAGCGTTTGGGGGAAACTTTATCAATATTCTGAAGACAATCCAAACTCTTTATTATTAAAACAATTTAATGCGTTCTTAACTAATAAGCTTTATCGAACACTACAAGAAAAGCAAACAGCAATGATTATTACAACGCATCCAATAGCGACTACTTTACTTGCAAATGTCATTCGCAAAAAGAAGCTTACTGTAAAGTTATATGCGCTACTTACCGATTTTGCCGTTCATCCCATGTCAATACATGAAGAAGTGACAGGTTATTTTATTGCCTCTGAACATTTACGTTATTATGCTTCGATGTACAAGATTGATGAAGGACGATTTTATCCAACAGGTATTCCTACTACTAAAGCTAAAGTGGATCAATTTTCAAAAACAGAATTACGTAAAAAGTTACATTTAGATAAAGGGATGAAAACAGTCTTGGTTGCTGGAGGCGGGGTTGGTCTTGCAAAATTCACAAAGATTTTAACTGGCCTAGAACAATTTGAAGATAAATTACAAATTATTTGTGTGACAGGCGAAAATAAACGGGCCAAAGCAAAGATTGAACGTTACCAAAGTAAACATCAAATCCGTGTTCTAGGTTTTACAAATTTATTTATGGAATATCTAAAAGCTAGTGATGTCATTTTATCAAAAGCTGGTGGTGTTACAATGTCAGAAGCGTTGGTTTGTGAAACACCAATTATTATTTTTCAGCCTCTACCAGGACAAGAAGAACAAAACAGTCAATTTTTAATGAACTATGGTGCGGCAATAAAAGCGGAAATTGTAGAGGAAATCCCAGTATTATTAGAAAGGATTATTTTTAATGATCATTATCATAGCTTAATGACAGAAAATGCTACAAAACTAAAACAGCCTGAAGCTGCTAGTAACATTGCCACTATCATTTACAGTGACTGTTTTGAGAACAGAATAACTCAAGAGCTTATTCGATAG